GGTCTAATTTGGTTTAATCACGTCGCTGGAGACGTAAATCTCATTAATTTAATTGTTATACCTAATAATCAAAATTTAGGTTAAACACGGGATACAATGATCTCACGTGTCAAGGACTAGTTATTATATCAACCTCTATTCTCCTCTTATGATATAGTCCTACCATTGTTTATGACATAAACTATGAAATGTGAAAGGAAAGGTtttaatatattaaaatataaaagaagTATAGGTAGTGGAAAGTGGACCCATAATTTCTGAGAAAGTGGAACTGCGTAttaccaaaaagtaagaagattgAATAACACATTTGCTTTGCTTTTATAGTTTTGGGGAGAAATATCTTTTTCACATGCGCTTTCTCATCATTTCTTGACTGAATCATGACTAATTATTGCTATTATGTGGAGGCAAACAATTGAAGCTTTAGCAAAAGATTTCATGGACCACGGCCCCCTCATAGATCTTGAGACCGTTGCCAAATATAAATTCATATTTCTACTGCTATTATTGTTTTTACTTTTTGTTAATTTtatttcaaagtaataaaagaCCAAAAAGTGAACAAATGTCGTAAGGAGGAAAAATATTTTAATGGTATCACCAAAGCAGTTTGTTTGACTTCGATGAAATCATCGAATGTTGTAGAATTTCATAACTCATTTTCATTATTTTCCTAATTTACTGGTTTTAACTTTGAAGGCTCACTTTTTATCTGTAACTCAAAGAGTTTGGATAATCAAGCACATCTTTAAAAAAGTTATAGACAATGTGGAACTGGAACTTTTCAGGATTAAGCCTTTCACGTATAACATCCtcaatacaaaataataattagttaAATGTAGTGCTAACGATGAAATCTTATTATTTTAATGTTCCTTTTTAAAATTCTCTCTGGTACTTATAATTTACTAACAAAATATCTCTACAATAATACTGTTTTTGTgtctttattaaaattcatcttcatattaaataaagtaataaataagataaaaattaTTTCTTGTAAATGCAACGAATTATCCTCTTTGTATGTTTGGTACGACGCGACAAAAAGAGTTTTACTTGATCGATTTATTTTCTAGTATCAGGTAGCTGAATTGTAAGATGGTTTCTTCAAGAAAAAACATTTTATTAACCAAAAAGGATAAAATGGCGTCTACCATTTATCACAACCAAAAAGGTCTCTACAAGTATCATAACGTTTACTCCACATCATTTGCTTAAACTCAATAAGATAGTATTGCCAACCTTTAATCCTTAGAATTATCACCATAACACCACTATTTTATGAAAAAAAGTTTTCCTCCTACTGAACATACACTTTTCAATAGTCGTTATTTTCAGCTTTATTTAATTTAAATTCTGGTCACAGAGGGAGGGAAAGCTTCCTTTGAATGCCAAAGGTGATAATGACAACGACTACATCAACAACAATCTAATATAATCTTATTAGTGGGTCTGGAGAgcatagtgtgtacgcagactttatccTATCCTGGAATAGAAaaactgttttcgatagaccctcggctccctccatCCAAAAACTTCCCACGTTACTTTTGAATTAACTTAATATCTTAATTGGAAGTGCTTACGAACAACCAACTCTTGTAAAAGGTGATAATGACGAACTGGTCCAATATGCTCGTCATGATATGATGTTCATTCCATTAGTATTACTTTAAGAATTCTAAGATGTACTAGGATAACTTTACGCACGATAGCAGTTTGTCTCCCACTTCAAGGGAATGTACTTATGTAAATTCCCAATCCCAAAGATACGGATACtttatttcaacaaaaattcAGAATTCTAATTCAAATTTCTCTAGATTcatccccatatatatatatatatatatatatatatatatatattgtttctAAGTTCCTTAATTCTTTTGGTGATTGTTTATCAATTTCTCAAAGAATCCAATgattttcttctttatatttatATCGTATGATTTTATGCTCTATCCGTAACTTTTTAAGTGTCCTATGTATGAGAATGGGTTTTCAGTAGAAGGGAAGactatcttttccttttcctcctTGTATTTTAGGCATGAAACTTATCACTCTAAGATACTGAAGGTTAATTAAAAAACGAGAAATATAAAAAGAAGGAAATTTGATCATTATTTTACATACAAATAGATGTTATGAAGTCGATTGCACTAGATGTAGAATCGAATTCTATATATATTTACATATTTTCTAAATGAATATTAGTTCAATGAATTATTATAGAGAAAGTAAAAATGGAAAAGCAAAGTAAGAAGAAAACGTACCACTATCTTTAACTTTGGCGAAAGGTGACCGAGTTAACTCGTCCAACGCGCAGACGCGACCGGGTCGGCGACTCCTCATTGAATCACCACTTTCGCTAACCCTTTCAGCTGACTTTATAATCTTCCTGATCGACTCTAAATCGTCATTGCACTTGTCCAAGGCTTGTAAAAGCTTCCTTCTATTTATCTCATTGGAGTCGTCCCCGGCCCTATAATCAGCTGGAGGGATTTCCTCCAACCCCATCAGCCGTGCCACTAATGCTGGCTCTTTTTTTACGTTTCCCGGTGAGTTATTCGGCGTTCGTCTGATGTCTGGTGATATTATGGGACTTCTTGGTACCTTTAGGTGATCTTTTTCATGTTTCCCTACTACTTTTTGCGGTGAAAACGCTCTTCTTGGTAATGAATCGTACCTTTTCCCTTGCTTTCTTCCAGAAGTGAGGCGTTTGGTTTTTTGGTATTTGGAGATAATCTGAAAAATGCCTGACATGCATCCAATAGACTTAACAACATGGTGATTTTCTGGCGGCGGTTGTTTTTGCCGATGAACTGATGCCATTAAAGAATCTTGCCTCTTTAGCATTATCTGCTTCTCCTTGCTCTTTTTTGTGTGTGtgagagatttttttttttggagaacGGTAGAAAGTATGAACACAAAACTAGAAGTGGTTGGTTAAAAGATAGATGAACGCAAAGGACTTCTTGTAGGTAGTAGAAGGAAGTCACTTAAGCTTTCTTCTGGTCGCAAGTTCAACATTTATGGAATAAAGTTCTGACAGCATAATGTTTTGCTATACACTAGTAAAAGGGGCCAGTTAGGTGTggacaaatattttctttttccgGAAAGAATATACAATTTGGTACACTTAATAAATAGTACTCACCCCGATTCAATTTTGTTGAATTAGTTTGACAGAAAAGAAGATTTTTGAAATATATGATTCTAAAAATTTAAGGGACAAAAGCTTTGTAgggccataatatttgtgtgactataatagtttctcattaaggataaaataagtaaagtaaaaaatttaaagttaaattgtttctaaatatataaatgtgtcattttttttaaaagactaataagaaaaatgtatcatttaaattgaaacggatgaagTACGTAAAGTTACATCATATGCTAATTGGGAATCGAGTGGACGAatatgtatagggtaaaatatgatatggcaTGTGATCGTTTAAAGGGAGGACACATGGAAAC
This sequence is a window from Nicotiana tomentosiformis chromosome 5, ASM39032v3, whole genome shotgun sequence. Protein-coding genes within it:
- the LOC138891490 gene encoding uncharacterized protein — protein: MLKRQDSLMASVHRQKQPPPENHHVVKSIGCMSGIFQIISKYQKTKRLTSGRKQGKRYDSLPRRAFSPQKVVGKHEKDHLKVPRSPIISPDIRRTPNNSPGNVKKEPALVARLMGLEEIPPADYRAGDDSNEINRRKLLQALDKCNDDLESIRKIIKSAERVSESGDSMRSRRPGRVCALDELTRSPFAKVKDSGRITQQRKPLRRINKLKAYETVDFIKKFTNNEPFHMKTAATTSPICCSKAMIQSVEEVCNDIAWGQKRETGRIGLVLQDHICRDLIEELVKEMDQVFLRSLPFKACRKRLYF